The following proteins are encoded in a genomic region of Dioscorea cayenensis subsp. rotundata cultivar TDr96_F1 chromosome 8, TDr96_F1_v2_PseudoChromosome.rev07_lg8_w22 25.fasta, whole genome shotgun sequence:
- the LOC120267498 gene encoding protein HEADING DATE REPRESSOR 1 has protein sequence MEGFSPSSPPRIFWNSRKRSASTRSLENVLKVELEKTATHEPSDVPMNGDEVPPTSADETPIGEKDNAALSERRKALFEPLDPIGSGPIGRRIPAEDLLPPPDFESASYPKGWLVGKKRKLVNVDVVESMRRIAVQEMNRKDREIDGLNEQLAEDSRCLEHLQMQLLQERSKRTDVERENSMLHEQISMLMNMLEETEPPVDVEVASEDS, from the exons atggaggGCTTCTCTCCATCCTCTCCCCCTCGGATCTTTTGGAACTCCCGCAAGAGATCTG CCAGTACAAGGAGCTTGGAGAATGTACTGAAAGTGGAATTGGAAAAGACAGCGACCCATGAACCAAGTGATGTACCTATGAATGGGGATGAAGTGCCACCAACTTCTGCAGATGAAACTCCAATTGGTGAAAAAGACAATGCTGCCCTCTCTGAACGACGGAAAGCCCTGTTTGAACCATTGGACCCTATCGGCAGTGGCCCAATTGGAAGGCGCATCCCAGCTGAAGACTTGCTCCCCCCACCAGACTTTGAATCTGCATCCTACCCAAAAGGATGGTTGGTTGGGAAGAAGAGAAAGCTTGTGAATGTTGATGTGGTTGAGAGCATGCGGAGAATCGCTGTCCAAGAGATGAACCGAAAG GATCGGGAAATTGATGGACTTAATGAACAATTAGCAGAGGACTCACGCTGCCTTGAACACCTCCAGATGCAGCTGTTGCAGGAGCGCAGCAAGCGGACGGATGTGGAGAGGGAGAATTCAATGCTCCATGAGCAGATCTCAATGCTGATGAACATGTTGGAGGAAACTGAACCCCCAGTAGATGTGGAGGTTGCTTCTGAGGATTCTTGA